From Drosophila santomea strain STO CAGO 1482 chromosome 2R, Prin_Dsan_1.1, whole genome shotgun sequence:
CTTCAGTTAGTAATGCAAAATAggttcaattaaattatatatatttcactaTGTGCGTACTATATCTACACTAAGCAGTTGCGAAATTCATTGATAATTTTACGACTAGTGCGAGTAACAAAAGTTTCGATTACTTTGAGCTTTCGCCTGCTGGATTGTTTGATAAGCGTTTGAAGGCAGGTCCGCTCATCGAGTTTAGTTCTGCTTGGAGGTTCCATACCGCAACACGTACCATTTCGATTCGTGATGGCTCCACTTCCGGTGtgcctgctgctcctggtggTGGCGACTGGCTTTGGCCACGCCTACGAGGCACCTGAGGCTCAGGTGCGCGTGTTCTATCCCCGGGGATTCGAGGTCTCCATTCCGGATGCGGAGGGTATATCGCTGTTTGCCTTCCATGGCAAGCTAAACGAGGAGTTCGACGGCCTGGAGGCTGGGCAATGGGCAAGGGACATTCCGAAAGCCAAGCGGGGACGCTGGACGTTCCGGGATCGAGAGACAAAGCTCAACCATGGCGATACCCTGTACTTCTGGACCTACGTGGTCTACAACGGGCTGG
This genomic window contains:
- the LOC120446134 gene encoding gram-negative bacteria-binding protein 3: MAPLPVCLLLLVVATGFGHAYEAPEAQVRVFYPRGFEVSIPDAEGISLFAFHGKLNEEFDGLEAGQWARDIPKAKRGRWTFRDRETKLNHGDTLYFWTYVVYNGLGYRQDEGAHVVTSYDNPKK